Proteins found in one Homalodisca vitripennis isolate AUS2020 chromosome 4, UT_GWSS_2.1, whole genome shotgun sequence genomic segment:
- the LOC124359440 gene encoding uncharacterized protein LOC124359440 isoform X3, with amino-acid sequence MCVATGGLLGCNALNWCYYLHPCFSAFQPTTAFCGIDSARGEGRIFRNYCEFKRHNTCYQTNYIPTFRKACFVRYPYTRDDYAFMVKPRFDMGAVNKNKG; translated from the exons A TGTGTGTTGCCACAGGCGGACTGCTCGGATGTAACGCGCTCAACTGGTGCTACTACCTCCACCCCTGCTTCTCGGCCTTCCAGCCCACCACGGCGTTCTGCGGCATAGACAGTGCCCGGGGGGAGGGCCGCATCTTCCGCAACTATTGCGAGTTCAAGCGGCACAACACGTGCTACCAGACTA ACTACATTCCGACGTTCCGCAAGGCATGCTTCGTCCGGTACCCGTACACAAGGGACGACTACGCGTTTATGGTGAAGCCTCGCTTTGATATGGGCGCTGTTAACAAGAATAAAGGTTGA
- the LOC124359440 gene encoding uncharacterized protein LOC124359440 isoform X1 produces the protein MFDHTTQRMILRWTFLMLVCVATGGLLGCNALNWCYYLHPCFSAFQPTTAFCGIDSARGEGRIFRNYCEFKRHNTCYQTNYIPTFRKACFVRYPYTRDDYAFMVKPRFDMGAVNKNKG, from the exons ATGTTTGATCACACAACACAACGTATGATTCTTAGATGGACATTTTTAATGTTGG TGTGTGTTGCCACAGGCGGACTGCTCGGATGTAACGCGCTCAACTGGTGCTACTACCTCCACCCCTGCTTCTCGGCCTTCCAGCCCACCACGGCGTTCTGCGGCATAGACAGTGCCCGGGGGGAGGGCCGCATCTTCCGCAACTATTGCGAGTTCAAGCGGCACAACACGTGCTACCAGACTA ACTACATTCCGACGTTCCGCAAGGCATGCTTCGTCCGGTACCCGTACACAAGGGACGACTACGCGTTTATGGTGAAGCCTCGCTTTGATATGGGCGCTGTTAACAAGAATAAAGGTTGA
- the LOC124359440 gene encoding uncharacterized protein LOC124359440 isoform X2: protein MFDHTTQRMILRWTFLMLGGLLGCNALNWCYYLHPCFSAFQPTTAFCGIDSARGEGRIFRNYCEFKRHNTCYQTNYIPTFRKACFVRYPYTRDDYAFMVKPRFDMGAVNKNKG from the exons ATGTTTGATCACACAACACAACGTATGATTCTTAGATGGACATTTTTAATGTTGG GCGGACTGCTCGGATGTAACGCGCTCAACTGGTGCTACTACCTCCACCCCTGCTTCTCGGCCTTCCAGCCCACCACGGCGTTCTGCGGCATAGACAGTGCCCGGGGGGAGGGCCGCATCTTCCGCAACTATTGCGAGTTCAAGCGGCACAACACGTGCTACCAGACTA ACTACATTCCGACGTTCCGCAAGGCATGCTTCGTCCGGTACCCGTACACAAGGGACGACTACGCGTTTATGGTGAAGCCTCGCTTTGATATGGGCGCTGTTAACAAGAATAAAGGTTGA